In Paraburkholderia bryophila, a single genomic region encodes these proteins:
- a CDS encoding MarR family winged helix-turn-helix transcriptional regulator has translation MSEGVYGEQAAGRVTHSLLRLSTAMRSQAWEWAEGAGLTPTQGEILVLLMQRKGPMRLGEIARETALTAATTSDAVSTLETKGLVEKRRALDDGRALAVRLTARGRTAAKRAAQWPDFLAKAVGTLRDDEQSVFYRTLLKTVHQLEAQGTIPPHRMCLSCAHFEPSKNPKKTPHHCSLLDMNMSDTNVRLDCSVYEIADVATQKKTWKIFAQ, from the coding sequence ATGAGCGAAGGCGTATACGGAGAACAGGCAGCCGGGCGGGTGACCCACAGCCTCTTGCGATTGAGCACGGCGATGCGCAGCCAGGCTTGGGAATGGGCCGAAGGCGCGGGTCTCACCCCGACCCAAGGCGAAATTCTCGTCCTGCTGATGCAGCGCAAAGGCCCGATGCGCCTCGGCGAAATCGCCCGCGAAACGGCCCTGACCGCAGCGACCACGAGCGATGCCGTCAGCACGCTCGAAACCAAGGGTCTGGTCGAAAAGCGCCGTGCGCTCGACGACGGCCGCGCACTCGCGGTTCGTCTGACGGCACGTGGCCGTACCGCTGCGAAGCGCGCCGCGCAATGGCCGGACTTCCTCGCGAAGGCGGTCGGCACGCTGCGTGACGATGAGCAGTCGGTGTTCTATCGCACGTTGCTCAAGACCGTCCATCAGCTGGAAGCGCAAGGCACGATTCCGCCGCACCGCATGTGCCTGAGCTGCGCGCACTTCGAGCCGAGCAAGAATCCGAAGAAGACGCCGCATCACTGCTCGCTGCTCGACATGAACATGTCGGACACGAACGTGCGTCTGGATTGCTCGGTCTACGAAATCGCCGACGTCGCCACCCAGAAAAAGACCTGGAAGATCTTCGCCCAGTAA
- a CDS encoding glutamine amidotransferase yields the protein MNREVLAIRHVHFEDLGSLELVLGERGRPVRYLDVGLGRIEAPNPVSASVMVVLGGPISATDDALYPTLVPLLSLIEKRIAAGLPTLGICLGAQLIARALGARVYPAGHTELGWTPLTLTEAGRASPVRHLDAAQTSMLHWHGDTFDLPDNATRLASTLACENQAFSWGNHVLGLQCHPEIRTDRFEPWLIGNAGELVGHGIDARRLRAETAQFGPALEAAACRMFGEWLDQVEPKP from the coding sequence ATGAATCGCGAAGTTCTGGCCATTCGCCATGTGCACTTCGAGGATCTGGGTAGTCTTGAGCTGGTGCTCGGCGAGCGCGGCCGTCCGGTCCGTTATCTCGACGTCGGCTTAGGCCGTATCGAGGCGCCGAATCCGGTATCCGCGTCGGTGATGGTGGTGCTCGGCGGCCCGATCAGCGCCACCGACGACGCGCTTTATCCGACGCTCGTACCGCTGCTGTCGCTGATCGAAAAACGCATTGCCGCCGGTTTACCGACGCTCGGCATCTGCCTCGGCGCTCAACTGATCGCCCGTGCGCTTGGTGCGCGGGTCTATCCTGCCGGGCATACCGAACTCGGCTGGACACCGCTCACACTGACCGAGGCCGGTCGCGCTTCGCCGGTGCGTCATCTGGACGCCGCGCAGACCTCCATGCTGCATTGGCACGGCGACACCTTTGATCTCCCTGACAACGCCACGCGTCTTGCCTCCACGCTGGCCTGCGAAAACCAGGCGTTCAGTTGGGGCAACCATGTGCTCGGCTTGCAATGCCATCCGGAGATTCGCACCGATCGCTTCGAACCCTGGCTGATCGGCAATGCCGGCGAGCTGGTCGGCCATGGTATCGATGCACGCCGGTTGCGTGCCGAAACCGCGCAGTTCGGCCCCGCACTGGAAGCCGCCGCCTGCCGGATGTTCGGTGAGTGGCTCGACCAGGTCGAGCCTAAGCCCTGA
- a CDS encoding NADH:flavin oxidoreductase/NADH oxidase, giving the protein MSALFSPLTLRSVTLPNRIVVSPMCQYSADRGEATAWHMIHLGSLALSGAGMLCIEATSVEPDGRITPGDLGLWDDATEAALVPVLAAIRKHSHIKVTMQLSHAGRKASSQAPWEGGQLIPVSQGGWLPHAPSALPHKAGEEPPLALDTPALNRIREAFAASARRAARLGIDGLEVHAAHGYLLHQFLSPIANQRTDDYGGSLENRMRFPLEIFDIVRAAFPADKPVGVRVSATDWVEDGWTLEDTIAFAQELKKRGCDWIDVSSGGVSPLQKIPLEPGYQIPFAKAVKEATGLTTIGVGLITDPLHAEQLIEAGDADLIALARALLYNPRWPWHAAAQLGATVEAPPQYWRSQPREQKALFGDISFGQR; this is encoded by the coding sequence ATGAGCGCGCTTTTTTCTCCGCTCACGCTGCGTAGCGTGACGCTTCCCAATCGTATCGTCGTGTCCCCGATGTGCCAGTATTCCGCCGATCGTGGCGAGGCCACCGCGTGGCACATGATCCACCTCGGCAGCCTGGCTTTGTCGGGCGCCGGCATGTTGTGTATCGAAGCGACCTCGGTCGAACCGGACGGCCGCATCACCCCCGGCGATCTCGGCCTGTGGGACGACGCGACCGAAGCCGCGCTCGTGCCGGTGCTGGCCGCGATCCGCAAGCATTCCCATATCAAGGTGACGATGCAGTTGTCGCACGCCGGGCGCAAGGCGTCGAGCCAGGCGCCGTGGGAAGGCGGGCAACTGATTCCGGTGTCGCAAGGCGGCTGGTTGCCGCATGCGCCGTCGGCGCTGCCGCACAAGGCCGGCGAAGAACCGCCGCTGGCACTCGATACGCCCGCATTGAACCGGATTCGCGAAGCATTCGCGGCCTCCGCGCGGCGTGCCGCACGCCTCGGTATCGACGGGCTGGAAGTGCATGCGGCGCATGGTTATCTGCTGCATCAATTCCTGTCGCCGATCGCCAACCAACGTACCGACGACTACGGCGGCTCGCTCGAAAACCGCATGCGTTTTCCGCTGGAAATCTTCGACATCGTGCGCGCCGCGTTTCCCGCCGACAAACCGGTTGGCGTGCGCGTCTCGGCAACCGATTGGGTCGAGGACGGCTGGACCTTGGAAGACACGATCGCGTTCGCGCAAGAATTGAAGAAGCGCGGCTGCGACTGGATCGACGTGTCGTCCGGCGGTGTCTCGCCGTTGCAGAAGATTCCGCTCGAACCGGGCTATCAGATTCCCTTCGCGAAGGCGGTCAAAGAGGCTACCGGCCTCACGACGATCGGCGTGGGCCTGATCACCGATCCGCTTCATGCCGAGCAACTGATCGAAGCCGGCGACGCCGATCTGATCGCGCTGGCCCGTGCATTGCTGTACAACCCGCGTTGGCCGTGGCACGCCGCGGCGCAACTCGGTGCGACGGTCGAGGCGCCGCCGCAATATTGGCGTTCGCAACCCCGCGAGCAGAAAGCGCTGTTCGGCGACATTTCGTTCGGACAACGTTGA